A single Lolium perenne isolate Kyuss_39 chromosome 6, Kyuss_2.0, whole genome shotgun sequence DNA region contains:
- the LOC127321325 gene encoding GDSL esterase/lipase At5g03610-like, translating into MKLHRTVLGVILLVLLVLNPNGVEARPAPADGHQKKLSSYSLFVFGDDFADNGNLPLTDPVTQMSRQWAYPYGSSYVDADGNPRPNTPSGRFSNYKIQSDFIATILGIEEAPPAHALTAEKTCDPSGMTFAHGGAGVLETTSAHKVPTLVKQVDTFKKMVKDGIISEKQLSRSVALVAISGNDYHANTGVIGLTTPNDINAYIAKVTKEIADNVDQLQKLGVTKVLVNNLHPVGCTPSQTRTSNYTACDVFGNLGASVHNNNLKQVMEAKKNVHVVDLYTGFSNIVDNVPGKGQELSKQFKRKLSPCCESFDSKGYCGQQGESSELLYTVCDKSSKFFYWDDMHPTHAGWEAVMKQLEKPLREFVDQD; encoded by the exons ATGAAGCTCCATAGGACCGTCCTGGGcgtcatcctcctcgtcctccttgtTCTGAACCCCAATGGAGTTGAGGCCCGGCCTGCCCCTGCCGACGGCCATCAGAAGAAGCTGTCAAGCTACAGCCTTTTCGTCTTCGGGGATGACTTCGCCGACAACGGGAACCTCCCGCTAACCGACCCTGTCACCCAGATGTCCCGGCAGTGGGCATACCCCTACGGCTCCTCCTATGTTGACGCCGATGGAAACCCGCGACCAAATACTCCGTCGGGACGCTTCTCCAACTATAAAATTCAGTCTGATTTCATTG caacgaTCCTCGGGATCGAGGAAGCACCTCCAGCCCATGCCCTCACGGCGGAGAAGACATGCGACCCGTCCGGCATGACCTTCGCTCATGGCGGCGCTGGCGTGCTGGAAACCACGTCGGCACACAAGGTCCCCACCCTCGTCAAGCAAGTGGACACTTTCAAGAAGATGGTTAAAGACGGGATCATCTCAGAGAAGCAATTGAGTCGCTCCGTGGCGCTGGTGGCCATCTCTGGCAACGACTACCATGCGAACACCGGCGTGATTGGCCTCACTACTCCCAACGAT ATCAATGCTTATATTGCGAAGGTGACCAAGGAGATTGCCGACAATGTGGACCAACTGCAGAAGCTCGGGGTGACAAAGGTTCTTGTGAACAACTTGCATCCTGTCGGCTGCACGCCATCACAAACAAGGACAAGCAACTACACCGCGTGTGACGTCTTCGGAAACCTGGGTGCATCTGTCCATAACAATAACCTGAAACAAGTGATGGAAGCAAAGAAGAATGTCCACGTTGTCGACCTCTACACCGGCTTCAGTAACATAGTGGATAATGTACCAG GTAAAGGCCAAGAGCTATCCAAGCAATTCAAGCGGAAGTTGTCACCGTGCTGTGAAAGTTTCGATTCAAAGGGTTACTGTGGACAACAAGGCGAGTCGTCAGAGCTTCTTTACACGGTGTGCGACAAGTCCAGCAAATTTTTCTACTGGGACGACATGCACCCGACACATGCAGGATGGGAGGCAGTGATGAAACAGTTGGAGAAGCCATTGAGAGAGTTTGTAGATCAAGACTAG